Proteins from a single region of Nocardiopsis dassonvillei subsp. dassonvillei DSM 43111:
- a CDS encoding GNAT family N-acetyltransferase — translation MNAVSELRLTAYTADGLMDVNPAYVETLRLLGTDGRGEILVAADENRLLGTAVFEPWSPESEIARNADEAEIRAFAVAPEARGRGVGRDLVNALVERAREEGVSRLLVATLPEMVSTQYVYRARGFERVPERDCVPLPGVETLVHELVVKA, via the coding sequence ATGAACGCCGTCAGTGAGCTGCGCCTGACGGCCTACACGGCCGACGGCCTCATGGACGTGAACCCGGCCTACGTCGAGACGCTCCGGCTCCTGGGCACGGACGGCCGCGGCGAGATCCTGGTCGCCGCCGACGAGAACCGGCTCCTGGGGACGGCCGTGTTCGAGCCCTGGTCTCCGGAGAGCGAGATCGCCCGCAACGCCGACGAGGCCGAGATCCGCGCCTTCGCCGTCGCTCCCGAGGCGCGGGGGCGCGGCGTGGGGCGCGACCTGGTCAACGCGCTCGTCGAGCGCGCCCGTGAGGAGGGGGTCTCCCGACTGCTGGTGGCCACCCTGCCCGAGATGGTCTCGACCCAGTACGTCTACCGCGCCCGCGGTTTCGAGCGGGTGCCCGAGCGCGACTGCGTCCCGCTGCCCGGCGTCGAGACGCTCGTCCACGAACTGGTCGTCAAGGCCTGA
- a CDS encoding CaiB/BaiF CoA transferase family protein: MDRSQGPLKGIVVIDLSRALAGPHAAMLLGDLGARVIKVEQPGRGDETRGWGPPFVGPEEERVSTYFLSCNRNKESIELDLKSEDGVEQLTRLVRAADVLVENFRPGVLDRLGFPADRLEELNPRLVVCSISGFGHDGPEGGRAGYDQIAQGEAGLMSLTGPSPKEPTKTGVAIGDLLAGMNGAQGVLAALLERERTGRGRVVRTSLLSSIVGVHAFQGTRWTVGREVPTALGNQHPSIAPYGAFACMDGMLQVAVGGEAQWERFAGLLGLDPRDPRFADNASRVEHREELIAEVEAVLGQGTRDEWLRRIGEVGVPCGAVRTIDQVYEWEQTRSQGLLLEVEHPVLGPIELPGSALRFDPVDDEAQQPSGTGHLPPPALGEHNDAVRAWLDEVEAQPAG; the protein is encoded by the coding sequence GTGGACCGCTCGCAAGGGCCGCTCAAGGGGATCGTGGTCATCGACCTGTCACGGGCGCTGGCCGGACCGCACGCGGCCATGCTGCTGGGAGACCTCGGCGCGCGGGTGATCAAGGTCGAGCAGCCCGGCAGGGGGGACGAGACGCGCGGGTGGGGCCCGCCGTTCGTCGGGCCGGAGGAGGAGCGCGTCAGCACCTACTTCCTGTCCTGCAACCGCAACAAGGAGTCCATCGAACTGGACCTGAAGTCCGAGGACGGCGTGGAGCAGCTGACCCGGCTCGTGCGCGCCGCCGACGTCCTGGTGGAGAACTTCCGCCCCGGCGTCCTGGACCGGCTCGGGTTCCCCGCCGACCGCCTGGAGGAGCTCAACCCCCGCCTGGTGGTCTGCTCCATCAGCGGGTTCGGGCACGACGGACCCGAGGGCGGACGGGCGGGCTACGACCAGATCGCCCAGGGCGAGGCCGGTCTGATGAGCCTGACCGGCCCCTCGCCCAAGGAACCGACCAAGACGGGCGTGGCCATCGGCGACCTGCTCGCCGGGATGAACGGCGCCCAGGGGGTGCTCGCCGCGCTCCTGGAGCGCGAGCGCACCGGGCGCGGCCGGGTGGTGCGCACCTCGCTGCTGTCCTCGATCGTGGGCGTGCACGCCTTCCAGGGAACCCGGTGGACGGTCGGGCGCGAGGTGCCCACCGCCCTGGGCAACCAGCACCCCTCCATCGCCCCCTACGGCGCCTTCGCCTGCATGGACGGCATGCTCCAGGTGGCGGTGGGCGGCGAGGCGCAGTGGGAGCGCTTCGCCGGACTGCTCGGACTGGACCCCCGAGACCCCAGGTTCGCCGACAACGCCTCCCGGGTGGAGCACCGCGAGGAGCTGATCGCCGAGGTGGAGGCGGTGCTGGGGCAGGGCACGCGCGACGAGTGGCTGCGCCGGATCGGTGAGGTGGGGGTGCCCTGCGGCGCGGTGCGCACCATCGACCAGGTCTACGAGTGGGAGCAGACGCGCTCCCAGGGGCTGCTGCTGGAGGTGGAGCACCCGGTGCTCGGCCCGATCGAACTGCCCGGGTCCGCGCTGCGCTTCGACCCCGTGGACGACGAGGCGCAGCAGCCCTCCGGCACGGGCCACCTGCCGCCGCCCGCCCTGGGCGAGCACAACGACGCGGTCCGGGCCTGGCTCGACGAGGTCGAGGCCCAACCGGCCGGATAG
- a CDS encoding carboxyl transferase domain-containing protein, with amino-acid sequence METRDTARELLDRTLDAGSHVSWDEAPLDVDPDPAYADALTRARAATGCDEAVLTGEGRLHGRRVAVVASEFGFLAGSVGLAAAARIVAAVERATAERLPLLAAPASGGTRMQEGTPAFVAMAAITAAVTAHKAAGLPYLVYLRHPTTGGVLASWGSLGHLTAAEPGALVGFLGPRVYEALHGAPFPEGVQRAENLQRHGLVDAVLPPDRLRDAAGLALDVLLDRPDPATPPPPPAEPDSPAPVWDSVTRSRRKERPGVRELLRHAASHVVRLRGSGEGEASPALVTALARFGGRPCVLVGQDRSRQSAEQPMGPDALREARRGMRLAAELRLPLVTVIDTPGAALSADAEERGTAGQIARCLAEMTSLAAPTVSVLLGEGTGGGAIALLPADRVLCAQHAWLAPLPPEGASAIVHRTPDRAGELAEAQGIGSADLRARGLVDRVVPEFGDAADEDGAFCARMGEAIARELAAVQPSGDAEPPAGRAARYRRLCAAP; translated from the coding sequence GTGGAGACCCGCGACACCGCCCGGGAGCTTTTGGACCGCACGCTCGACGCGGGATCCCACGTCTCCTGGGACGAGGCGCCCCTGGACGTGGACCCCGACCCCGCCTACGCCGACGCGCTCACCCGGGCGCGGGCCGCCACCGGGTGCGACGAGGCGGTCCTGACGGGGGAGGGGCGGCTGCACGGCCGCCGCGTCGCCGTCGTGGCCAGCGAGTTCGGCTTCCTCGCCGGGTCCGTGGGGCTCGCCGCAGCCGCGCGCATCGTCGCCGCCGTCGAACGCGCCACCGCCGAGCGGCTCCCCCTGCTGGCCGCCCCGGCCTCGGGCGGCACCCGCATGCAGGAGGGCACCCCCGCCTTCGTGGCCATGGCGGCGATCACCGCCGCCGTCACCGCGCACAAGGCCGCCGGACTGCCCTACCTCGTCTACCTGCGCCACCCCACCACCGGGGGCGTCCTGGCCTCCTGGGGGTCGCTCGGCCACCTCACCGCCGCCGAACCCGGAGCGCTCGTCGGCTTCCTGGGCCCCCGCGTCTACGAGGCGCTGCACGGCGCACCGTTCCCCGAGGGCGTCCAGCGCGCGGAGAACCTCCAGCGGCACGGCCTCGTCGACGCCGTCCTGCCCCCCGACCGGCTCAGGGACGCCGCCGGGCTCGCCCTCGACGTCCTGCTCGACCGCCCGGACCCCGCCACGCCCCCGCCGCCGCCCGCCGAACCCGACTCCCCCGCCCCCGTCTGGGACTCGGTGACCCGCTCCCGCCGCAAGGAGCGCCCGGGCGTGCGCGAGCTGCTCCGGCACGCGGCCAGCCACGTGGTGCGCCTGCGCGGCAGCGGCGAGGGCGAGGCCTCCCCCGCCCTGGTCACCGCGTTGGCCCGGTTCGGCGGCAGGCCCTGCGTCCTGGTCGGCCAGGACCGGTCCCGCCAGAGCGCCGAACAGCCCATGGGGCCGGATGCGCTGCGCGAGGCCCGCCGGGGCATGCGCCTTGCCGCCGAACTGCGGCTGCCCCTGGTCACCGTCATCGACACCCCCGGCGCCGCGCTCTCCGCCGACGCCGAGGAGCGGGGGACAGCCGGTCAGATCGCCCGCTGCCTGGCCGAGATGACCTCCCTGGCCGCCCCCACCGTCTCGGTCCTGCTGGGGGAGGGCACCGGCGGAGGCGCGATCGCGCTCCTGCCCGCCGACCGCGTCCTGTGCGCCCAGCACGCCTGGCTCGCCCCGCTGCCGCCCGAGGGGGCCAGCGCGATCGTCCACCGCACCCCCGACCGCGCCGGGGAGCTGGCCGAGGCCCAGGGCATCGGCTCCGCCGACCTGCGCGCCCGCGGACTCGTGGACCGGGTGGTCCCCGAGTTCGGCGACGCGGCCGACGAGGACGGCGCGTTCTGCGCGCGCATGGGGGAGGCGATCGCCCGCGAACTCGCCGCGGTCCAGCCGAGCGGTGACGCCGAACCGCCCGCGGGGCGCGCCGCGCGCTACCGCCGCCTGTGCGCCGCGCCCTGA
- a CDS encoding FadR/GntR family transcriptional regulator yields MPTKPRPRPPARPRLYEQLVERLVEHMRDAGLGVGDRLPPERELAVALEVSRASVSQALVALEVQGVIEVRHGDGAIIRQTVSEQGVLALLRDRANRRAEIIEARQALEVKLTELAAVRRTPEDLVAIEAALELMRQEVANGDRGVTGDERFHAAITTAARSRLLARMMNEIAPMIRETRLESLSQPDRPRASLDGHERIASAIRSGDPKAAADAMRDHLLLVSAVNGAAPVTP; encoded by the coding sequence GTGCCTACCAAGCCCCGACCCCGGCCCCCGGCGCGCCCGCGCCTGTACGAGCAGCTCGTGGAGCGTCTCGTGGAACACATGCGGGACGCCGGTCTGGGCGTGGGCGACCGCCTCCCGCCCGAGCGCGAACTGGCCGTCGCGCTGGAGGTGAGCCGGGCCTCGGTGAGCCAGGCGCTGGTGGCGCTGGAGGTCCAGGGGGTCATCGAGGTGCGGCACGGGGACGGCGCGATCATCCGCCAGACCGTCTCCGAGCAGGGTGTTCTCGCCCTCCTGCGCGACCGGGCCAACCGGCGCGCGGAGATCATCGAGGCCCGTCAGGCGCTGGAGGTCAAGCTGACGGAGCTGGCCGCCGTACGCCGCACGCCCGAGGACCTGGTCGCGATCGAGGCCGCCCTGGAGCTGATGCGCCAGGAGGTGGCCAACGGCGACCGCGGCGTCACCGGCGACGAGCGCTTCCACGCGGCGATCACCACGGCCGCGCGCTCGCGCCTGCTGGCGCGGATGATGAACGAGATCGCCCCGATGATCCGGGAGACCCGCCTGGAGTCGCTGTCGCAGCCGGACCGGCCCCGGGCCTCGCTCGACGGGCACGAGCGCATCGCCTCGGCGATCCGCTCGGGCGACCCCAAGGCGGCCGCCGACGCGATGCGCGACCACCTCCTGCTGGTCTCCGCCGTCAACGGGGCCGCCCCGGTCACCCCCTGA
- a CDS encoding SLC13 family permease, with the protein MTPQLLTILVLLAMFVIATVLPINIGALAFVAAFMVGLLVLGMDADAVLGGFPADLFLTLVGVTYLFAIAKNNGTIDLLVRGATRMVGGRVAAIPWIMFGISAVLTGVGALGPAAVAIVAPIALSFAARYRINPLLMGMMVVHGAQGGGFSPVSVYGVTVNGIVADSGLSVSPITLFLGSLVFNLGIALILFVSLGGNRLFGVRAHEAEAVTEAARTSGGSGSGSVALATGGPADTSAGSGADGSAAAGSGEAASEGTPARFEQIATLLGIVALGVLALGVGLDVGFVALTVSVVLALIAPQSQKNVLSQISWSTVLLITGMLTFVGVMESAGTIEYVGDGAASLGAPLLVALLLCYIGAVVSAFASSTAILGATIPLAIPFLLMGDISATGVIVALAISSTIVDVSPFSTNGALVLANATGVDPSRFYRQMLVYSGIVVVVGPLVAWGVLVVPGLL; encoded by the coding sequence ATGACCCCTCAGCTTCTCACCATCCTCGTCCTTCTGGCGATGTTCGTCATCGCCACCGTCCTGCCGATCAACATCGGCGCGCTGGCCTTCGTCGCGGCCTTCATGGTCGGGCTCCTGGTCCTCGGGATGGACGCCGACGCGGTCCTCGGCGGGTTCCCCGCCGACCTCTTCCTCACCCTGGTCGGTGTCACCTACCTCTTCGCCATCGCGAAGAACAACGGGACGATCGACCTGCTCGTACGCGGCGCCACCCGCATGGTCGGCGGCCGGGTGGCCGCGATCCCGTGGATCATGTTCGGCATCTCCGCCGTGCTGACGGGTGTGGGCGCGCTCGGTCCGGCGGCCGTGGCGATCGTCGCGCCGATCGCGCTGAGCTTCGCCGCCCGGTACCGGATCAACCCGCTGCTGATGGGCATGATGGTGGTCCACGGCGCCCAGGGGGGCGGTTTCTCCCCGGTCAGCGTCTACGGCGTGACGGTGAACGGGATCGTCGCCGACAGCGGGCTCTCGGTGTCCCCCATCACGCTGTTCCTCGGCAGCCTGGTCTTCAACCTGGGCATCGCGTTGATCCTGTTCGTCTCGCTGGGCGGCAACCGCCTCTTCGGCGTCCGCGCGCACGAGGCCGAGGCCGTCACCGAGGCCGCCCGCACCTCCGGCGGCTCGGGGTCCGGGTCGGTCGCGCTGGCCACCGGCGGTCCCGCCGACACCTCCGCCGGGAGCGGGGCGGACGGCAGCGCGGCGGCCGGGAGCGGCGAGGCCGCCTCCGAGGGCACCCCGGCCCGGTTCGAGCAGATCGCCACCCTGCTGGGCATCGTCGCGCTGGGCGTCCTGGCCCTGGGCGTGGGCCTGGACGTCGGCTTCGTCGCCCTGACCGTCAGCGTGGTGCTGGCGCTGATCGCGCCGCAGTCGCAGAAGAACGTACTCTCCCAGATCAGCTGGTCCACGGTCCTGCTGATCACCGGCATGCTGACCTTCGTCGGCGTCATGGAGAGCGCGGGGACCATCGAGTACGTCGGCGACGGGGCGGCCAGCCTGGGCGCTCCGCTCCTGGTGGCACTGCTGCTGTGCTACATCGGCGCCGTCGTGTCGGCCTTCGCCTCCTCGACCGCGATCCTGGGCGCGACCATCCCGCTGGCCATCCCGTTCCTGCTCATGGGCGACATCAGCGCGACCGGCGTGATCGTGGCCCTGGCCATCTCCTCCACCATCGTCGACGTCAGCCCCTTCTCCACCAACGGCGCCCTGGTGCTGGCCAACGCGACCGGAGTGGACCCGTCCCGCTTCTACCGCCAGATGCTCGTCTACAGCGGCATCGTGGTCGTGGTGGGTCCGCTGGTCGCCTGGGGCGTGCTGGTGGTGCCGGGACTGCTGTGA
- a CDS encoding M15 family metallopeptidase encodes MSAVTKRETLEGLPAGNPAGSPGGGPPGRGWRPRYRLAAALCAAVAVVLAAWSVNVLVPDREEAVFTAEDGALPDDLSVTPFDTQYPSIARLDGALLEAVREAARDALEEGIVLHVTSGWRSGEYQRHLLDQAVLDHGSREEAGRLVSTPEESRHVTGEAIDIGPTDAADWLVRRGSAYGLCQVYANEMWHFELLTEPGGDCPDLLSDAAG; translated from the coding sequence ATGAGCGCAGTGACGAAACGGGAGACGCTGGAGGGCCTCCCCGCCGGGAACCCGGCCGGGAGCCCCGGCGGCGGTCCGCCCGGCCGCGGATGGCGGCCCCGGTACCGGCTGGCCGCTGCCCTGTGCGCCGCGGTGGCCGTCGTGCTGGCGGCCTGGTCGGTGAACGTGCTGGTGCCGGACCGGGAGGAGGCGGTCTTCACCGCTGAGGACGGCGCCCTTCCGGACGACCTGTCGGTCACCCCGTTCGACACGCAGTACCCCTCGATCGCCCGCCTGGACGGTGCGCTGCTGGAGGCCGTGCGGGAGGCGGCCCGGGACGCCCTGGAGGAAGGGATCGTCCTCCACGTCACGTCGGGCTGGCGCAGCGGGGAGTACCAGCGGCACCTGCTCGACCAGGCCGTCCTCGACCACGGCTCCCGCGAGGAGGCCGGGAGGCTGGTCAGCACCCCGGAGGAGTCCAGGCACGTGACCGGGGAGGCGATCGACATCGGCCCGACCGACGCCGCCGACTGGCTCGTCCGCCGCGGTTCGGCCTACGGGCTGTGCCAGGTCTACGCCAATGAGATGTGGCACTTCGAACTGCTCACCGAGCCCGGCGGCGACTGCCCCGACCTGCTGTCCGACGCCGCGGGTTAG
- a CDS encoding TIGR02680 family protein: protein MSPRSDRFRPSRAGVINVWDYVDEEFVFADGRLVLRGHNGSGKTKALEVLFPFILDGYTDARRLDPFSGQNRTMKSNLLYRGQDSEYGYVWMEFARTGPGEGTETVTLVIGLRAHRHRDGVTPSFFVTDQRLGVDFGLLATDGRPLTERQLKGVLGEDAFRSTAADYRRAVDARLFGLGERYVQLLDLLLALRRPLLAKDLDPEKVSETLTSGLSPLDEELLDQAARDFTNLAAVQRRFDQASTAHAATTAFVGEYAAYLTAHARHRLARVHTAAGQTAEQARAIAEARDTRERATLAHAAATGRAEEHDARIRRLAARRGGLEAHEAFRSHAALEIERAHSAETARALAEQRARLDDQAGEVTALQREADRVAADLEHGRARTGELAAELAENAAQAGLDHDGEGPADTGDDLSAAARARATARRADVAAVRERLAELARAETARGAAERAAAQAEDRLGRGEAECARAADDLAAARAGAADALTAWAEHWAEGPAPVTDAACVAALSGALESVGRPGTPTVSEVYGEHTDQQRLDAAAHTRTLETDRDRLGAEIDRLTRERADIAAERDDAPPADALRTASREGSPGAPRGRWSASPTRSANDEAAAVEGALHGAGLLTAWVHPDADATRAALASGGADAYLLPAEGAAAPEGPTLADVLVPERQDRVPEHVIARVLASVRLVRDSEGSAGATDTVQSLGAADATGAGGAAAHTVGTGARFAQGVLVGVSPKAAPEFIGATNRAHRRRERLAECDARIAELDERRARVAEQLDRAGELLKAFTRARAALPETAPIDRAVRRVDQQSTLLASARAESEERRRDLDAAVAEVDAHRHQVRAVASERAMPAQPEAVDAVARAVDDFLETARRLHTARAEVDRHTVDLDGRKETLDRLRARLEEDRERHEERTREHERAAAELAAKQEGIDAPVRELMAELEQVKEELHRAREEHQGAQKEAAAAHEAMIRADEKLEGGQRALTDSLSALFEQADAFAALTHPDLRATLGVDTAHAWPDRRSWPAPEEAAEQVLAEAPDDPEAAVRAVLPGRAAELLDAFTAAVGSGSAVTDGDLKTVSTRISNALRAFQDTLGGDAEGYRVDHELGVSGVITVFVNDETGRNPVSAFARVIAERVEEQGALLREEERGVLEDELLTGIAQQIHERVRVARDLVVSMDRDTRSRPMSSGTRIGIRWSRSDRVSEHQATAARLVRRDTDELGASGLTRLREVLREMIREHHAAHPRATYKQVLSAVLDYRTWYRFELRLAVPGQEEVKLTRNKHEQMSGGEKSAAIHLPLFAAANALYTSAAPTCPRMVALDEAFAGIDDRYKPELMGLTVTFDLDMFMTGHDLWVHYDSVPMAAHYDMHHDKGAHTVSAMLMLWDGTQTIDADAGFSGNEELAAQLLGITPSRFAPLSSAGTLLEDADA from the coding sequence ATGTCCCCCAGGAGCGACCGATTCCGGCCCAGCCGCGCCGGCGTGATCAACGTCTGGGACTACGTCGACGAGGAGTTCGTGTTCGCCGACGGACGCCTCGTCCTGCGCGGACACAACGGCTCGGGCAAGACCAAGGCGTTGGAAGTGCTCTTCCCGTTCATCCTGGACGGGTACACCGACGCCCGCCGTCTGGACCCCTTCAGCGGCCAGAACCGCACCATGAAGTCCAACCTGCTCTACCGAGGCCAGGACTCCGAGTACGGGTACGTGTGGATGGAGTTCGCCCGCACCGGACCGGGGGAGGGGACCGAGACGGTCACCCTGGTCATCGGCCTGCGCGCGCACCGCCACCGCGACGGCGTGACCCCCTCCTTCTTCGTCACCGACCAGCGCCTGGGCGTGGACTTCGGCCTGCTCGCCACCGACGGCCGCCCGCTCACCGAGCGGCAGCTCAAGGGGGTGCTCGGCGAGGACGCCTTCCGCTCCACCGCGGCCGACTACCGCCGCGCCGTGGACGCGCGCCTGTTCGGCCTGGGCGAGCGCTACGTCCAGCTGCTCGACCTGCTCCTGGCGCTGCGCCGCCCGCTGCTGGCCAAGGACCTGGACCCCGAGAAGGTCTCCGAGACCCTCACCAGCGGCCTGAGCCCCCTGGACGAGGAACTCCTCGACCAGGCCGCCCGCGACTTCACCAACCTGGCCGCCGTCCAGCGCCGCTTCGACCAGGCCAGCACGGCGCACGCCGCGACCACGGCCTTCGTCGGGGAGTACGCCGCCTACCTCACCGCCCACGCCCGCCACCGCCTGGCCCGCGTGCACACCGCCGCCGGGCAGACCGCCGAGCAGGCCCGCGCCATCGCCGAGGCCCGCGACACCCGCGAGCGGGCCACGCTCGCGCACGCCGCCGCCACCGGCCGGGCCGAGGAGCACGACGCCCGGATCCGTCGGCTCGCCGCGCGCAGGGGCGGTCTGGAGGCGCACGAGGCCTTCCGCAGCCACGCCGCCCTGGAGATCGAACGCGCGCACAGCGCCGAGACCGCCCGCGCCCTGGCCGAACAGCGGGCCAGACTGGACGACCAGGCCGGGGAGGTCACCGCCCTCCAGCGTGAGGCCGACCGGGTCGCCGCCGACCTCGAACACGGGCGGGCGCGCACCGGTGAACTGGCCGCGGAGCTGGCCGAGAACGCCGCACAGGCCGGGCTCGACCACGACGGGGAGGGCCCCGCCGACACCGGCGACGACCTGTCCGCCGCCGCGCGGGCGCGCGCGACCGCCCGCCGCGCCGACGTGGCCGCGGTCCGCGAGCGCCTCGCCGAACTCGCCCGCGCCGAGACCGCGCGCGGCGCCGCCGAACGGGCCGCCGCCCAGGCCGAGGACAGGCTCGGACGCGGCGAGGCGGAGTGCGCCCGCGCGGCCGACGACCTGGCCGCGGCCCGCGCCGGTGCCGCCGACGCGCTCACCGCCTGGGCCGAGCACTGGGCCGAGGGGCCCGCCCCGGTCACCGACGCCGCCTGCGTCGCGGCCCTGAGCGGGGCACTGGAGAGCGTCGGACGCCCCGGCACCCCCACGGTGTCGGAGGTCTACGGCGAGCACACCGACCAGCAGCGCCTGGACGCCGCCGCGCACACGCGCACGCTGGAGACCGACCGGGACCGGCTCGGCGCCGAGATCGACCGCCTCACCCGCGAGCGCGCGGACATCGCCGCCGAACGCGACGACGCCCCGCCCGCCGACGCGCTGCGCACCGCCTCCCGCGAGGGGAGCCCCGGCGCCCCGCGTGGCAGATGGTCCGCTTCGCCGACGCGGTCGGCGAACGACGAGGCCGCCGCCGTCGAGGGCGCCCTGCACGGTGCGGGCCTGCTCACCGCCTGGGTGCACCCCGACGCCGACGCCACCCGCGCGGCGCTCGCCTCGGGCGGGGCCGACGCCTACCTGCTGCCCGCCGAGGGCGCGGCCGCGCCCGAGGGGCCCACCCTGGCCGACGTGCTGGTGCCCGAGCGCCAGGACCGGGTCCCCGAGCACGTCATCGCCCGCGTCCTGGCGTCGGTGCGCCTGGTCCGCGACAGCGAGGGCTCGGCCGGGGCCACGGACACCGTCCAGTCCCTCGGGGCGGCTGACGCCACGGGCGCCGGGGGAGCGGCGGCGCACACCGTCGGCACCGGCGCGCGGTTCGCCCAGGGGGTGCTGGTGGGCGTCAGCCCCAAGGCCGCCCCCGAGTTCATCGGCGCCACCAACCGCGCCCACCGCCGCCGCGAACGCCTGGCCGAGTGCGACGCCCGCATCGCCGAACTCGACGAGCGGCGCGCACGGGTCGCCGAACAGCTCGACCGGGCGGGCGAACTCCTCAAGGCCTTCACCCGGGCCCGCGCCGCCCTGCCCGAGACCGCCCCGATCGACCGGGCCGTGCGCCGGGTCGACCAGCAGTCCACCCTCCTGGCCTCGGCGAGGGCCGAGAGCGAGGAGCGCCGCCGCGACCTCGACGCCGCGGTCGCCGAGGTCGACGCCCACCGCCACCAGGTGCGCGCGGTGGCCTCCGAACGCGCCATGCCCGCCCAGCCCGAGGCGGTGGACGCCGTCGCCCGCGCCGTGGACGACTTCCTGGAGACCGCGCGCCGCCTGCACACCGCCCGCGCAGAAGTCGACCGGCACACCGTCGACCTGGACGGCCGGAAGGAGACCCTGGACCGCCTGCGCGCACGGCTGGAGGAGGACCGCGAACGCCACGAGGAGCGCACCCGCGAGCACGAGCGCGCCGCGGCCGAGCTGGCCGCCAAGCAGGAGGGCATCGACGCCCCGGTCCGCGAGCTCATGGCCGAGCTCGAACAGGTCAAGGAGGAGCTGCACCGGGCCCGTGAGGAGCACCAGGGCGCCCAGAAGGAGGCCGCGGCCGCCCACGAGGCCATGATCCGGGCCGACGAGAAGCTGGAGGGCGGGCAGCGGGCCCTCACCGACTCCCTCTCCGCGCTGTTCGAGCAGGCCGACGCCTTCGCCGCCCTCACCCACCCCGACCTGCGCGCCACCCTGGGCGTGGACACCGCGCACGCCTGGCCGGACCGGCGCTCCTGGCCCGCCCCCGAGGAGGCCGCCGAACAGGTCCTGGCCGAGGCCCCGGACGACCCGGAGGCCGCCGTGCGCGCGGTCCTGCCCGGCCGCGCCGCGGAGCTGCTCGACGCGTTCACCGCCGCCGTCGGCTCCGGGTCCGCGGTCACCGACGGCGACCTCAAGACCGTCTCCACACGCATCTCCAACGCCCTGCGCGCCTTCCAGGACACCCTGGGCGGCGACGCCGAGGGCTACCGGGTCGACCACGAACTCGGGGTCAGCGGCGTCATCACGGTGTTCGTCAACGACGAGACCGGCCGCAACCCCGTCTCCGCCTTCGCCCGCGTCATCGCCGAACGCGTCGAGGAGCAGGGAGCGCTGCTGCGCGAGGAGGAGCGCGGGGTTCTGGAGGACGAACTGCTCACCGGGATCGCCCAGCAGATCCACGAGCGGGTGCGGGTGGCCCGCGACCTGGTCGTCAGCATGGACCGCGACACCCGTTCGCGGCCCATGTCCTCGGGCACCCGGATCGGCATCCGCTGGAGCCGCTCCGACCGCGTGAGCGAGCACCAGGCCACCGCCGCCCGCCTGGTCCGGCGCGACACCGACGAGCTGGGCGCCTCGGGGCTGACCCGGTTGCGCGAGGTCCTGCGGGAGATGATCCGCGAGCACCACGCCGCCCACCCGCGCGCCACCTACAAGCAGGTCCTGTCGGCGGTGCTGGACTACCGCACCTGGTACCGGTTCGAGCTGCGCCTGGCCGTGCCGGGCCAGGAGGAGGTCAAGCTCACCAGGAACAAGCACGAGCAGATGTCGGGCGGCGAGAAGTCCGCCGCGATCCACCTGCCGCTGTTCGCCGCCGCCAACGCCCTGTACACCTCGGCCGCGCCCACCTGCCCCCGGATGGTGGCCCTGGACGAGGCCTTCGCCGGGATCGACGACCGCTACAAGCCCGAGCTCATGGGGCTGACGGTCACCTTCGACCTGGACATGTTCATGACCGGGCACGACCTGTGGGTGCACTACGACAGCGTGCCCATGGCCGCCCACTACGACATGCACCACGACAAGGGGGCGCACACCGTCTCGGCGATGCTCATGCTCTGGGACGGCACCCAGACCATCGACGCCGACGCGGGGTTCTCCGGCAACGAGGAGCTGGCCGCGCAGCTGCTGGGCATCACCCCCAGCCGGTTCGCCCCGCTGTCCTCGGCCGGAACCCTGTTGGAGGACGCCGACGCCTGA